A genome region from Cydia pomonella isolate Wapato2018A chromosome 21, ilCydPomo1, whole genome shotgun sequence includes the following:
- the LOC133529690 gene encoding uncharacterized protein LOC133529690 isoform X2, with protein MSQIMENTCVSGEELMKLHLQIADKDKQEHLATAAVTTETLTKLNISIDALPQKTQQLLLKAAQQQALDIVQLDPIAISLRHSRELADELDDEYELLKLTQKNDVLQAKIDRNNKFMEELRRELAGSRESLRKQNPNPENIQDLVRQMRQKVFAYEESCELAKAKFNKLSIPEACYPKSLALLASTLETLRAEALSLQQRAEDITLAREARELLSATRR; from the exons ATGAGTCAAATCATGGAAAATACGTGTGTTAGTGGCGAAGAACTCATGAAACTACATTTACAAATAGCTGATAAGGATAAACAAGAACATTTAGCTACAG CCGCAGTAACGACGGAGACGCTCACAAAACTCAACATATCCATCGACGCCCTCCCTCAAAAAACGCAACAGCTCCTCCTAAAAGCTGCTCAACAACAAGCATTGGACATCGTCCAACTCGACCCAATCGCCATCTCCCTACGTCATTCTCGAGAACTCGCAGATGAACTAGACGACGAATACGAGCTCCTCAAACTTACACAAAAGAATGATGTGTTGCAAGCCAAAATAGACCGTAATAACAAGTTTATGGAGGAGTTGAGGAGGGAACTGGCAGGCTCGAGGGAGAGTTTGAGGAAGCAGAACCCTAATCCGGAGAATATTCAGGACTTGGTACGGCAGATGAGGCAGAAGGTGTTTGCTTATGAGGAGAGCTGTGAGTTGGCTAAG GCAAAATTCAACAAACTCTCCATACCCGAAGCATGCTATCCCAAGTCCTTAGCGCTGCTGGCCTCGACCCTGGAGACCCTCAGAGCTGAAGCCCTGTCGCTGCAGCAGCGGGCTGAAGACATCACTCTCGCGAGAGAAGCGAGGGAACTCCTGAGTGCTACCAGGAGATAA
- the LOC133529690 gene encoding glutamyl-tRNA(Gln) amidotransferase subunit A, mitochondrial isoform X1 — MNKLTTYTIKEIHKAYRDKLLTPTSFVDLCLQNAKQNRDLNAFVTLTEDVAENHGIESEKRFYIDKETKPLDGITVGMKDNFCTKNIRTTCASNMLLNFVPTYDATVYSRLRDSGACLIGKCNLDEFAMGAGTVDSIFGPTRNPWGYKACWRIAGGSSGGSAVAVSSGACVAAIGSDTGGSTRNPAALCGIVGLKPTYGLVSRYGLIPLVNSMDVPGIMTRKVDDAVNILNCVAGPDELDSTTIKREFTSITLDTNFDMSKIKIGIPKEYHCPGMSEDIVDTWRLVTNLLENEQATVQTVSMPNTSVSITVYSILNQCEVASNMARYDGIQYGLRTKEDYSTEELYASSRSEGFNQVVRSRIFAGNYFLLTRNYEKYFIKALKLRRMIADDFKKVFNEVDLLLTPTTLSDAPLLDEFVSKHNRDQCAFQDYCTQPANMAGVPAVSIPIRLSKNKMPLSIQLMGPKMSEELLLNVAKRIETLVDFPSLEVV; from the coding sequence ATGAATAAGTTAACAACTTACACCataaaagaaatacataaaGCTTACCGCGATAAATTGCTGACGCCGACAAGTTTCGTAGACTTGTGTTTACAAAATGCAAAGCAAAACCGCGACTTAAATGCATTTGTGACTTTAACTGAAGACGTAGCTGAAAACCATGGAATTGAGAGTGAAAAACGGTTCTATATCGACAAGGAAACCAAACCTCTAGACGGCATTACCGTTGGTATGAAAGACAATTTCTGCACCAAAAACATACGTACCACTTGCGCATCGAACATGCTTTTGAACTTCGTACCAACGTATGATGCTACTGTATATTCAAGATTACGTGATTCAGGGGCTTGTCTGATAGGAAAATGTAATCTAGATGAATTTGCTATGGGCGCAGGCACTGTTGACTCAATATTTGGCCCAACTCGGAACCCTTGGGGGTATAAAGCCTGCTGGAGGATTGCTGGAGGCAGCTCAGGTGGCAGCGCTGTAGCAGTCAGCTCTGGAGCTTGTGTAGCTGCCATCGGATCAGACACAGGTGGTTCTACCCGAAACCCTGCAGCACTTTGCGGTATTGTTGGTTTAAAACCTACATATGGTTTAGTTTCAAGATACGGATTAATACCTCTTGTAAACTCAATGGATGTACCAGGCATTATGACTAGGAAAGTAGATGATGCtgtcaatattttaaactgcGTAGCAGGGCCGGATGAATTAGATTCAACTACAATTAAAAGAGAATTCACTTCAATTACTTTGGATACCAATTTTGATATGTCAAAAATTAAGATTGGGATTCCTAAAGAGTACCACTGTCCAGGAATGTCAGAAGATATTGTAGATACTTGGAGATTAGTCACAAATCTGTTGGAGAATGAACAAGCAACGGTTCAAACAGTTTCCATGCCAAATACGTCAGTATCAATAACGGTATACTCAATTTTAAACCAATGTGAAGTCGCCAGTAATATGGCAAGATACGATGGAATACAATATGGACTTAGAACTAAAGAAGACTACTCAACTGAAGAGCTTTATGCTTCATCTCGCTCAGAAGGCTTCAACCAAGTTGTCCGATCTAGAATTTTCGCTGGTAACTACTTTTTACTAACAAGAAAttacgaaaaatattttataaaagctTTAAAGCTACGCAGGATGATTGCAGATGATTTTAAGAAAGTTTTCAATGAAGTTGACTTGCTTTTGACACCAACAACATTGTCAGATGCACCTTTATTAGATGAATTTGTGTCGAAGCATAATCGGGATCAGTGTGCGTTCCAGGACTACTGCACCCAACCAGCGAATATGGCTGGAGTGCCAGCAGTTTCAATACCAATCCGCCTCTCAAAGAACAAGATGCCATTGTCCATTCAGTTGATGGGACCGAAGATGTCGGAAGAATTGCTTCTCAATGTTGCTAAGAGAATAGAGACGCTTGTTGATTTTCCTAGTTTAGAagtagtttaa